From the Kitasatospora atroaurantiaca genome, the window GCGCCGCCGCAAGCGCGCGCTTCTCATGGGGTGTGATGCGTTACACATCCCGAGGAGGTCTTCCATGCCTGCAGCCACCCGAGTGCGCTGGGCCGTGATCGTGGCGACGTCGGTGGCTCTGGTGGCCACCGGGTGCAGCAGCAGTAAGAGCAGTGGCGGGGGCGGTAGCGCCAGCGGTGGTGGCGGCGGCATCGTCCGGGCGTGGTGGGGTGACCCGCAGAACCCGCTCGAGCCGGCGAACACCAACGAGGTGAACGGCGGCGCGGTCCTCAACATGATCTTCACGGGTCTGGTCGCCTACGACCCCAAGACCAGCAAACCCAGTAACGCCAACGCAGACTCGATCACCTCGACCGACCAGCAGACCTGGACCGTCAAGCTCAAGCCGGGCTGGAAGTTCAGCGACGGCACGACGGTGACCGCCAGCTCCTACGTGAACGCGTGGAACTACGGCGCGCTGTCCACCAACAAGCAGCTCGGCAGCAGCTTCTTCAGGTACATCCAGGGCTTCGATCAGGTGGCGCCTGCGTCCGGTAATCCCACGGCGCAGACCCTGTCCGGCCTCAAGGTCGTCGACGACAACACCTTCACCGCCACGCTCACCCAGAAGTTCTCCACCTGGCCCGCAACCCTCGGGTACTCGGCGTACTTCCCGCTGCCCGCGAGCTTCTTCTCCGACCATGCGGCATACCTCAACAAGCCGGTCGGCAACGGTCCGTACGAGATCACCTCCTGGACCAAGAGCTCGTCCATGCAGCTGCGTCCGTTCAGCGGCTACAGCGGCACGGACAAGCCCGCGAACGGCGGCGTCGACCTCAAGGTCTACACGGACACCAACGCCGCGTACGCCGACCTCCAGGCGGGCAACCTGGACGTCGACAACGGCATCCCGAACAGTGCGCTGAAGACCATTGAGACCGACCTCAACGGCCGCTTCCTCAACACCCCCGCCGGCATCATCCAGACCATCTCCTTCCCGCTGTACCAGCCGCAGTGGAGCACCCCCGGAGCGGCGATGGTCCGCCAGGGGATCTCGATGGCGATCGACCGGCCCACCATCACCAAGGTGGTCTTCAACCAAACCCGTACCCCGGCCACCGACTGGACCTCGCCGGTGCTGGGTGCCGCGGGCGGCTACAAGGAGGGCCTCTGCGGTGACGTCTGCACCTTCAACGCGGCCAAGGCCAAGCAGCTGATCGAGCAGGGCGGCGGCATCCCCGGCGGACAGCTGACGATCAGCTACAACGCCGACGGCCCGCACAAGGAGTGGGTCGACGCGGTCTGCAACAGCATCAACAACGCCATGGGCAACACCAGTTCGTGCGTCGGCCGTCCGGTCGGCACCTTCGCGGACTTCCGCAACCAGATCACCACCAAGCAGATGACCGGCGCCTTCCGTACCGGCTGGCAGATGGACTACCCGCTGATCCAGAACTTCCTCCAGCCGCTGTACACCACCAATGCCTCCTCCAACGACTCGCACTACAGCAACCCGCAGTTCGACAGCCTGGTGAACCAGGCCAACGCGAACCCGGACGAGACGGCTGCGGTCGGTCAGTTCCAGGATGCCGAGAAGCTGCTGATCACCGACCTTCCGGCGATCCCGCTCTGGTACCAGAACGGCACCGTGGGCTGGTCCTCCAAGGTCTCGAACGTGCTGCTGAACCCGTTCAGCGTCCCGGTCTACAACCAGATCACCGTCAAGTAGTCGGCGGCGGCGGCTGGGCCCACCGGGTCCGGCCGCCGCCTTTCCGGCCCGCTGGAGGTTCGCATGGGACGCTACGTCATCAGACGCCTGCTCCAGATGATCCCGGTGTTCATCGGGAGTACCTTCCTCATCTTCGTCATGGTCCACGCGCTCGGCGACCCGGTGAACGCGCTCTTCGGCGACCGGGCCCCCGACCCGGCCATCGCGGAGCAGATCCGCGAGCAGTACAACCTGAACGACCCCCTGTGGCTCCAGTACCTCAAGTACATGAGCAAGCTCTTCACCTGGGACTTCGGGAACACCTTCAACGGTCAGTCGGTCACCTCACTGCTGGCCATCGCCTACCCGGCGACGATCAAGCTCACCGCGGTGGCCTTCACGATCGAGGTGATCTTCGGTGTCGGCTTCGGCCTCATCAGCGGGCTCCGCCGCGGCGGGTGGTCGGACAACGGCGTGCTGATCCTCACCCTGGTGGTCATCTCCATCCCCACCTTCGTCACCGGCTACGTGCTCCAGTACCTGTTCGGCGTGAAGTGGGACATCTTCCCCGCGACGGCCGGTGAGGATCTGACCCTCGACTCGCTGATCCTGCCCGCCATCGTGCTGGCCTCGGTCTCGCTCGCGTACGTCGCCAGACTCACCCGGACCACCGTTGCCGAGAACTCCAAGGCCGACTACGTGCGCACAGCCACGGCCAAGGGCCTCCCGCGCCGCCGGGTCGTGGTCAACCATCTGCTGCGCAACTCGCTGATCCCGGTCGTCACCTTCCTCGGTGCCGACCTCGGCGCGCTGATGGGTGGCGCCCTGGTGACCGAGCGCATCTTCAACATCCACGGCGTGGGCTACTACCTCTACCAGGGGATCGTCCGGCAGAACACCAACACGGTGGTCGGCTTCGTGACCATCCTGATCATCATCTACCTGGCGGCCAACCTGCTCGTCGACCTGCTCTACGCGGTCCTGGACCCGAGGATCCGTTATGCCTGACCAGGAGAAGTACAACCACTCGGACCCGCTGGCGGACGCCGGTACCGAAGAGGAGGAGATGCCGAGCGCGGTCGAGAGCCGGACGTTCGACCTCGGCACGATGGAAGGTCAGACCTTAATCAAAGCGGAGCGCCTGAAGGACGAGCCGGAGGTCGCCGCGAGCGACGAGCGGGTGGTGGCACGCAGTCTCTGGCAGGACGCCTGGCGCGACCTGCGGCGCAACCCCATCTTCATCATCTCCGGTCTGCTGATCATCTTCCTGGTCGTCATGGCGATCTGGCCGGGCCTCTTCACCTCGACGGACCCGCTGAAGTGCGACCTGTCGAAGTCCCAGCAGGGCGCCGAGTCGGGTCACCCGTTCGGCTACGACACCCAGGGCTGCGACGTCTACTCCCGTACGATCCACGGCGCCCGGGCGTCCATCACCGTGGGCGTCTGCGCCACCCTCGGCGCGGCCCTGGTCGGCACCGTGCTCGGCGGGCTGGCCGGCTTCTTCGGCGGCTGGGGCGACTCGGTCATCTCCCGGGTCGCCGACATCTTCTTCGGCATCCCGATCCTGCTCGGCGGTCTGGTCTTCCTGTCGGTGATCCCGAGCCGGTCGATCTGGATCGTGGTGGCGTTCATCGTGGTCCTCGGCTGGCCGCAGCTGGCCCGCATCGGCCGAGGCGCCGTCATCACAGCCAAACAGCAGGACTACGTCACGGCCGCCAGAGCGCTGGGCGCCGGCAACTCGAGACTGATGCTGCGCCACATCCTGCCCAACGCGGTCGCGCCGATCATCGTCGTCGCCACCATCGCGTTGGGCACCTACATCGCTCTGGAGGCCACCCTGAGCTTCCTCGGCGTGGGCCTCAAACCGCCGACGGTCTCCTGGGGCATCGACATCTCGTCGGCCTCGGCGACCTTCCGCAACGCGCCCCACATGCTGCTCTACCCGGCCGGTGCGCTCAGCCTCAC encodes:
- a CDS encoding peptide ABC transporter substrate-binding protein encodes the protein MPAATRVRWAVIVATSVALVATGCSSSKSSGGGGSASGGGGGIVRAWWGDPQNPLEPANTNEVNGGAVLNMIFTGLVAYDPKTSKPSNANADSITSTDQQTWTVKLKPGWKFSDGTTVTASSYVNAWNYGALSTNKQLGSSFFRYIQGFDQVAPASGNPTAQTLSGLKVVDDNTFTATLTQKFSTWPATLGYSAYFPLPASFFSDHAAYLNKPVGNGPYEITSWTKSSSMQLRPFSGYSGTDKPANGGVDLKVYTDTNAAYADLQAGNLDVDNGIPNSALKTIETDLNGRFLNTPAGIIQTISFPLYQPQWSTPGAAMVRQGISMAIDRPTITKVVFNQTRTPATDWTSPVLGAAGGYKEGLCGDVCTFNAAKAKQLIEQGGGIPGGQLTISYNADGPHKEWVDAVCNSINNAMGNTSSCVGRPVGTFADFRNQITTKQMTGAFRTGWQMDYPLIQNFLQPLYTTNASSNDSHYSNPQFDSLVNQANANPDETAAVGQFQDAEKLLITDLPAIPLWYQNGTVGWSSKVSNVLLNPFSVPVYNQITVK
- a CDS encoding ABC transporter permease; this translates as MGRYVIRRLLQMIPVFIGSTFLIFVMVHALGDPVNALFGDRAPDPAIAEQIREQYNLNDPLWLQYLKYMSKLFTWDFGNTFNGQSVTSLLAIAYPATIKLTAVAFTIEVIFGVGFGLISGLRRGGWSDNGVLILTLVVISIPTFVTGYVLQYLFGVKWDIFPATAGEDLTLDSLILPAIVLASVSLAYVARLTRTTVAENSKADYVRTATAKGLPRRRVVVNHLLRNSLIPVVTFLGADLGALMGGALVTERIFNIHGVGYYLYQGIVRQNTNTVVGFVTILIIIYLAANLLVDLLYAVLDPRIRYA
- a CDS encoding ABC transporter permease; its protein translation is MPDQEKYNHSDPLADAGTEEEEMPSAVESRTFDLGTMEGQTLIKAERLKDEPEVAASDERVVARSLWQDAWRDLRRNPIFIISGLLIIFLVVMAIWPGLFTSTDPLKCDLSKSQQGAESGHPFGYDTQGCDVYSRTIHGARASITVGVCATLGAALVGTVLGGLAGFFGGWGDSVISRVADIFFGIPILLGGLVFLSVIPSRSIWIVVAFIVVLGWPQLARIGRGAVITAKQQDYVTAARALGAGNSRLMLRHILPNAVAPIIVVATIALGTYIALEATLSFLGVGLKPPTVSWGIDISSASATFRNAPHMLLYPAGALSLTVLAFIMLGDAVRDALDPKLR